A window of Oryza glaberrima chromosome 2, OglaRS2, whole genome shotgun sequence genomic DNA:
ATCGATCAACCAACAAACATATCAACAAGTTCTAATACGAAGTAATATCACCTGACCAACCCTCACCTTCCAGAATCCATAGCCGATTGTTGTCCTTTCATCACTAataagagaaggaaaaaattcATCGATCGTTAGGTATTACTTGGATAAGGGgtcatctatgggtataaatacaaaccCCCTAGGAGAAGAGATGGCACAACCAACATACACGGAAGCCACGGTTCATATGCACCCACCTCATATGAACGGAAGCCACGGTAGTACATAATGGACTAGACTCATCCCTGGTGCAATGTGCATACGTGTCAGCCATATGAGGTGGGTGCATATGAACTGTGGCTTCCGTGTATGTTGGTTGTGCCATCTCTCCTCTTAGGGGGTttgtatttatactcatagatgaccccttgtccaagtaaaactagggagaccaatatggatacaatctggctagtacttgtcgtttccatatagaactctatttgtccttccttatccggaactctttctatatacgaggtatgatttcgagcttagtcaactactattagggatgtggtatccataaccctgacaattttGTATCCCTCTTCTCTTTGGGTTGTGCCTTATATGGCTGATTAAGTCTATTTTCGATCCCTCTACTATTTTTATTTGACCATGTCGTGCCGGGCTGGCCCACCATGCCAAGGCATGGCTCAATTGTCGGGTCGTGCCGTCGAGCCTCGGGCctttatggccatctatatagGTGTATGTTCTAGAGTCAGAACCAAGATTACATGTACCggagtttcaaaaaaaaaaaagaaattacattTGCTGGTTTTGGAATTGTCATCCATGCATACTAGatgataccccgcgcgttgctgcagGATATTTGGATAATACCTTCATATTAACATTTGTATTGGctgaaaaagaagaacaaaagtacaaagaaaatagaaaacgTGTTATTACTTGACGACTGAGTGAACTAAAACAACAGATCTCACAAAGCCTTTATCCAGTTAAACTGAGAAAAGCTAACTGGGCTGGATAATAAGGTTTGTATTCATCCAACGATCAGGAAAAACCATAGGATAAGATCGAACGGCTTAAAAGTGCTGATGACGTGGAGCAATctttataggagtaaatgctctagtgggtaccaactatataggaagaaaGGATAAGCATAAATGCCTCTAAATTAGTATCGGTTAAAAAACCGACATCTATAATAGGTATCCAACCAACACCAAAAGggagctacttcctccatttcatattataagactttctagcattgcccattttcatatatatgttaatgaatctagatatatatgtgtacctagatttattaacatttatataaatatggataatgctagaaagtattataacctgaaacggaggtagtatgtacTAGTGGACGACGAGCTCCCATCTGCCGGCCGAGcccaacgacggcggcgcggggacgaCACGCATGATCAGCAAACTCGCGCCTCCCGGCCGTCATCCCGTGAGGCATAGAAGTAGCAGCTCTGCTGGCCGTGTTGCCACCAAGCTCGCCGAGGACCGTTGATGCCTCCACGGCTCCAACGTTGATTCCCCAGACGACAACGTCGTCCCCCCACCACAAGATTTCGCCATGTCCACCGCCGGCCTGAGCATCACCGTCCTCACTCCTCAGCATCCTCGCGCTGTCAGAGATAGTAAGGCGAAAGGAAGGAATGGCACATGGAGATGTTTCACTGACACGTAGGGCCAAAATATTTTCCCTTTTCCCCCCAAATATAACAGTGCCACTTTATACAAAAAAACGCTTTGAACGAGTCGAGGTTTTGCGGCAAGGCTTAAGGGGCtcgaaatagacttattccattcAGAGCTGTTTGGTGCACAGGGCCGGCGGCCCAGAGAGGCGGTGGTGCCCACGAAGCCTACGACCCATCAATCCTAGGACCAAAGCCCACACAAGACCGATGCCCTATCTACGTCTATAGCGCCGCGTCTCGCCGGCCGACGGATGGCTGCGGGTGGGACGCAAGCAATGAGGCGGTTCGTCTATCTGGTGGTGAAGGGCTGCTACGATCGCCGCCTGCGGTGTTGTCGCGACAGCTACATGGCGGACACCTTCCACATGCGCCGCATCAACGTGTCCCGCTTCTTCTTCTAccccaaaccgccgccgccgccgccgccggcgatggtcGTCGACGCTCGGCTGCCTCGCCCCTGCATCACCTTCTGCGCCCCCTCGGTCATGCACTTCATGCTGCTGGGCCGCAACAGCGACAAGGTGCTCGCCGTCGACCACAAGGGCCGCACCACCATGTACGACCCCGCCGCCAACACCATCCGCGCCGCGCCCACCCTCGCCCACCCCAAGAGACTCCCCGCCATCTCCCTCCCCATTGGTGACGACCTCTACATCCTCGACCCGACCTCCTCCGACCACCGCTGCTTCGAGGCCCTCGTCTACAAGCCCGGCGGCCCCGCCCACGACTGGGTCACCACCCGTGGCCCCATCGACCGGTACAACGACTGGCACTGCCAatctctcccgccgccgccctaccaTCCCTACTCCTGCAGCTTCGTCGGCGCAAACGGAGCCATCGGCGCCTATGCGgtggtcggcggtggcggcgactcAGCAGAGATCTGGGTGTCAACcaacgacggcagcggcagcggcacctTCTCTTTCGACACGGCGCGGCGCGCCTGGACCAAGCACGGAGACTGGACGCTCCCATTCCGTGGCCTCGCCGAGTACGTCCCCGAGTACAACCTCTGGTTCGCCCTCTCCTCCGGCTCCAACAACAACCATCTCTGCGCATTCGATCTCGCCggcgcagccgagccgccggcgacgcgcgaTTTCTGCCAAGAACTCAAGCCACCCAAGGACTGGAAGCTGGTGTCATCCCATCTGGTGCACCTGGGATCCGGCAGGTTCTGCATCGCAAGATTCTTCGATAAGCCGGTCAAGATTCCAGTGTGCTGCGTCTGCGACATGGATACGCAGACCGAGACGTACGGCGTCTTCACCGGCGTGGAGGTGAAGAAGCCGGGAAGAGGCCTACGGCTACGGATGGTCAAGCACAGGTCAGAATGTTATCGCTTCGATGACCACATTAAGGAATGGGTGCTGTAATATTTATCTAGTCTTTTTTAGAAAGATTTGTGCAAATAGATGAACTCAGTAGCATTGGATATGCTGGTGCTTCAACACCTTGAACACTAGAACAACTTATTATCTCTATCAAGTTTTAGAGGAGAACTCATCTGTACCTTTTCCTGACAAACAAgaagattttttattttattttggatgtcTCCTGATATAGGAGGCAAAGACTGTTTCAGTGTTCCTTTTTTCTGGGTTCAGAAAAATCAGAGGATTTATGTCTCTTCTTAGTtcttatgtggagaagattctTCA
This region includes:
- the LOC127764541 gene encoding uncharacterized protein LOC127764541 yields the protein MAAGGTQAMRRFVYLVVKGCYDRRLRCCRDSYMADTFHMRRINVSRFFFYPKPPPPPPPAMVVDARLPRPCITFCAPSVMHFMLLGRNSDKVLAVDHKGRTTMYDPAANTIRAAPTLAHPKRLPAISLPIGDDLYILDPTSSDHRCFEALVYKPGGPAHDWVTTRGPIDRYNDWHCQSLPPPPYHPYSCSFVGANGAIGAYAVVGGGGDSAEIWVSTNDGSGSGTFSFDTARRAWTKHGDWTLPFRGLAEYVPEYNLWFALSSGSNNNHLCAFDLAGAAEPPATRDFCQELKPPKDWKLVSSHLVHLGSGRFCIARFFDKPVKIPVCCVCDMDTQTETYGVFTGVEVKKPGRGLRLRMVKHRSECYRFDDHIKEWVL